The Bernardetia sp. genome has a window encoding:
- a CDS encoding transglutaminase-like domain-containing protein encodes MRGYAEYNSRRDLYTPSYKQLNDYSHLINASKKGFYTHSADNLPKTLATVAKIIENDNFQVYKLAQHLKADTHKQSAYNVWHFLKMNFNYRFDTLGLEEIRDSERSYHDRKIGIDCEDFTVFAASLMIQMNYPAAMHVVDYDNNNGSYDHIFAVTGNYIIDPVWEIFNEEPTGDQKDKVQYEFYTN; translated from the coding sequence ATGAGAGGTTACGCAGAATACAACAGTAGAAGGGACTTATACACACCTTCATATAAGCAATTAAATGATTATTCCCATTTGATTAATGCTTCTAAAAAAGGCTTCTATACTCATTCGGCTGATAACTTACCAAAGACTTTAGCCACAGTAGCAAAGATTATTGAAAACGATAATTTCCAAGTCTATAAGTTAGCGCAACATCTAAAAGCAGATACGCACAAACAGAGTGCATACAATGTTTGGCACTTTCTCAAAATGAATTTTAACTATCGTTTTGATACGTTAGGATTAGAGGAAATCAGAGATTCTGAACGTTCGTACCACGATAGAAAAATCGGAATTGATTGTGAAGATTTTACCGTCTTCGCAGCTTCTTTAATGATTCAAATGAACTACCCAGCAGCAATGCACGTGGTAGATTATGACAACAACAATGGTAGTTACGACCATATTTTTGCAGTAACAGGAAATTACATTATCGACCCAGTTTGGGAAATCTTCAACGAAGAACCCACAGGAGACCAAAAAGACAAAGTACAATATGAATTTTACACCAATTAA